A section of the Arabiibacter massiliensis genome encodes:
- the thrS gene encoding threonine--tRNA ligase — protein sequence MNIVLPDGSNKELADGATVVDVAASIGAGLAKAALAGIVNGQAVDLTAPVAEGDSVAIVTAKSPEGLELLRHSTAHVMAAALVDLYGDVQFGVGPAIEDGFYYDVKLDRALSPEDFAAIEARMAEIVKADEAFERRVVTRAEAEEIFASQPFKLELIAELPEDATITTYTIGKFTDLCRGPHLPSTGKLGAFKLTKLAGAYWRGDAEREMLTRIYGTAFFKQKELDEHLHNLAEAEKRDHRKLGRELGIYMMDPMAGVGLPMYLPKGARVIRTLQEWLRRDLYERGYEEVITPHIYNADVWKTSGHYGFYKENMYFFEINEGDDENPRMSEYGVKPMNCPGHVMLYKNELHSYRDLPLRYFEFGTVYRHEMSGVVHGLLRARGFTQDDAHVFCTKDQVVDEVVAILDLVDHIMSTFGFAYEAEISTRPEKSIGTDEMWDHATESLKQACERHGLSYEINEGDGAFYGPKIDIKVKDAIGRTWQCSTVQVDFNMPERFELTYRTEDNTEERPWMLHRAIFGSIERFLGILIEHYAGALPLWLAPVQVAVLPLADRHTQAATELARKVKDAGGRVEVYDQNEPMRVKIAKAQSQKIPYMVVLGDKEIENGTVSVRDRHEGDLGAWPVDQLLEKIREAAL from the coding sequence ATGAACATCGTACTCCCCGACGGCTCGAACAAGGAGCTCGCCGACGGCGCCACCGTCGTCGACGTGGCAGCCTCCATCGGCGCGGGCCTCGCGAAGGCCGCGCTCGCCGGCATCGTGAACGGCCAGGCCGTCGACCTTACCGCCCCCGTGGCCGAGGGCGATTCCGTGGCCATCGTCACCGCGAAGAGCCCCGAGGGCCTGGAGCTTCTGCGCCATTCCACCGCCCACGTCATGGCCGCCGCGCTCGTGGACCTCTACGGCGACGTGCAGTTCGGCGTCGGCCCCGCCATCGAGGACGGCTTCTACTACGACGTGAAGCTCGACCGCGCGCTCTCGCCGGAGGACTTCGCCGCCATCGAGGCCCGCATGGCCGAGATCGTGAAGGCCGACGAGGCCTTCGAGCGCCGCGTGGTCACCCGCGCCGAGGCCGAGGAGATCTTTGCGAGCCAGCCGTTCAAGCTGGAGCTCATCGCCGAGCTCCCCGAGGACGCGACCATCACCACCTATACCATCGGCAAGTTCACCGACCTGTGCCGAGGTCCCCACCTGCCCTCCACCGGCAAGCTGGGCGCCTTCAAACTCACGAAGCTCGCCGGCGCGTACTGGCGCGGCGACGCGGAACGCGAGATGCTCACCCGCATCTACGGCACTGCCTTCTTCAAGCAGAAGGAGCTGGACGAGCATCTGCACAACCTGGCCGAGGCCGAGAAGCGCGACCACCGCAAGCTCGGCCGCGAGCTGGGCATCTACATGATGGATCCCATGGCGGGCGTCGGCCTGCCCATGTATTTGCCGAAGGGCGCGCGCGTCATCCGCACCCTGCAGGAGTGGCTGCGCCGCGACCTCTACGAGCGCGGCTACGAGGAGGTCATCACCCCGCACATCTACAACGCGGATGTGTGGAAGACCTCGGGCCACTACGGCTTCTACAAGGAGAACATGTACTTCTTCGAGATCAACGAGGGAGACGACGAGAACCCGCGCATGAGCGAGTACGGCGTGAAGCCCATGAACTGCCCGGGCCACGTCATGCTGTACAAGAACGAGCTGCACTCCTACCGCGACCTGCCGCTGCGCTACTTCGAGTTCGGCACGGTGTACCGCCACGAGATGTCGGGCGTGGTGCACGGGCTTCTGCGCGCCCGCGGCTTCACGCAGGACGACGCGCACGTGTTCTGCACGAAGGACCAGGTGGTCGACGAGGTGGTGGCCATCCTCGATCTCGTGGACCACATCATGTCCACCTTCGGCTTCGCCTACGAGGCCGAGATATCCACGCGCCCAGAGAAGTCCATCGGCACCGACGAGATGTGGGACCACGCCACCGAGTCGCTGAAGCAGGCGTGCGAGCGCCACGGTCTGTCTTACGAGATCAACGAGGGCGACGGCGCGTTCTACGGCCCGAAGATCGACATCAAGGTGAAGGACGCCATCGGCCGCACCTGGCAGTGCTCCACTGTGCAGGTCGACTTCAACATGCCTGAGCGCTTCGAGCTGACCTACCGCACCGAAGACAACACCGAGGAGCGCCCCTGGATGCTCCATCGCGCCATCTTCGGCTCCATCGAGCGGTTCCTCGGCATCCTGATCGAGCACTACGCCGGCGCGCTGCCGCTGTGGCTCGCCCCCGTGCAGGTGGCCGTGCTGCCGCTGGCCGACCGCCACACGCAAGCCGCAACCGAGCTCGCGCGCAAGGTGAAGGACGCGGGCGGTCGCGTGGAGGTGTATGACCAGAACGAGCCCATGCGCGTGAAGATCGCGAAGGCGCAGAGCCAGAAGATCCCGTACATGGTGGTGCTGGGCGACAAGGAGATCGAGAACGGCACCGTGAGCGTGCGCGACCGCCACGAGGGCGACCTCGGCGCCTGGCCGGTCGACCAGCTCCTCGAGAAGATCCGCGAGGCCGCGCTGTAG